From the genome of Bosea sp. Tri-49, one region includes:
- a CDS encoding GNAT family N-acetyltransferase has product MMSTQLTLRPAGPSDADACQRLSAAIGWPHRREDWEFALALGRGFVLPNGDEIVGVGLWWGFGATHATLGTIIVAPDRQGQGIGKLLTEQLIAATEGRTLGLVATPQGEPLYARYGFIAIDEVRQHQGDWPELAAPVLAATESMRPAIAADLPLLAQLDGEATGLPRAPVLEALLARGHAILIERDGAPAGFGFLRRHGRGWLIGPVAAVDDAAACNLIAALLAARRGDFVRIDVPARTGLGAWLSERGLPLVASSVVMERGAAPAAPGPMHRFVLVNQAMG; this is encoded by the coding sequence ATGATGTCGACCCAATTGACGCTCCGCCCTGCCGGGCCCTCCGATGCCGACGCCTGCCAAAGGCTTTCGGCGGCGATTGGCTGGCCGCATCGGCGCGAAGATTGGGAGTTTGCGCTCGCACTCGGTCGGGGTTTCGTCCTGCCGAACGGGGACGAGATTGTCGGTGTCGGGCTCTGGTGGGGTTTTGGCGCGACCCACGCCACGCTCGGTACGATCATCGTCGCGCCCGACCGGCAGGGGCAGGGCATCGGCAAGTTGCTGACCGAGCAACTGATCGCGGCGACGGAGGGCAGGACGCTCGGGCTCGTCGCTACGCCGCAGGGCGAGCCGCTCTACGCCCGGTACGGGTTCATCGCCATCGACGAAGTTCGCCAGCACCAGGGCGATTGGCCGGAGCTGGCAGCGCCCGTCCTTGCCGCAACCGAGAGCATGCGCCCGGCCATCGCCGCCGATTTGCCGCTATTGGCGCAGCTCGACGGCGAGGCGACGGGCCTGCCGCGTGCGCCCGTCCTCGAAGCGCTGCTCGCCAGAGGCCATGCGATCCTGATCGAGCGCGACGGTGCGCCGGCCGGCTTCGGCTTCCTGCGCCGGCATGGCCGTGGCTGGCTGATTGGCCCGGTCGCAGCCGTTGACGATGCCGCCGCCTGCAATCTGATCGCCGCGCTCCTCGCCGCCCGCCGCGGCGACTTCGTCCGCATCGACGTGCCCGCCCGCACCGGCCTCGGCGCCTGGTTGAGCGAACGCGGCTTGCCGCTCGTCGCCTCCAGCGTGGTGATGGAGCGTGGTGCTGCGCCGGCCGCACCCGGGCCGATGCATCGTTTCGTCCTGGTCAACCAGGCAATGGGCTGA
- the exbB gene encoding tonB-system energizer ExbB — translation MQRLIGTVLLATAIVATPMAGFVALAQTAPAETAQNPAPAATAPAGQAAPVAPNTAATPSQAVPVATPGGAPQTSVPATAPSASPAPVAGQATLPHDLSPWGMFMAADIVVKAVMLGLAFASLVTWTIWLAKALELAAAKTRAQRAVRRLVEAENLDEAAQVIAGRKGQARGTVAELVGAAQGERERSADLGEDGIKERAAIALSRIEARAGRSMARGTGLLATIGSTAPFVGLFGTVWGIMNSFIGISQSKTTNLAVVAPGIAEALLATAIGLVAAIPAVIIYNVFARAIAGYRATLSDASGEVLRHLSRDLERARRQAAQQVRANLHAVPTQPAAMPRVPAE, via the coding sequence ATGCAGCGTTTGATCGGCACAGTCCTGCTCGCGACGGCCATTGTCGCCACGCCCATGGCGGGCTTCGTCGCCCTCGCCCAGACCGCCCCGGCCGAGACGGCCCAGAACCCCGCACCGGCAGCGACCGCGCCAGCTGGCCAAGCCGCACCTGTTGCTCCGAACACCGCTGCAACGCCGAGCCAAGCCGTCCCGGTCGCCACTCCCGGCGGCGCCCCGCAGACCTCTGTGCCTGCAACCGCTCCTTCCGCGTCCCCCGCGCCTGTCGCTGGGCAGGCCACGCTGCCGCACGACCTGTCGCCCTGGGGCATGTTCATGGCCGCCGACATCGTCGTGAAGGCGGTGATGCTCGGCCTCGCCTTCGCCTCGTTGGTGACCTGGACGATCTGGCTCGCCAAGGCGCTCGAACTCGCCGCCGCCAAGACACGGGCGCAGCGAGCCGTGCGCCGGCTGGTGGAAGCGGAAAACCTCGACGAGGCCGCGCAGGTCATCGCCGGCCGCAAGGGCCAGGCGCGTGGCACGGTCGCGGAACTGGTCGGGGCAGCCCAGGGCGAGCGCGAGCGCTCAGCCGATCTCGGCGAGGACGGCATCAAGGAACGCGCCGCAATCGCGCTGTCGCGGATCGAGGCGCGTGCAGGCCGATCGATGGCGCGCGGCACCGGTCTGCTCGCCACCATCGGCTCGACAGCGCCCTTCGTCGGCCTGTTCGGCACGGTCTGGGGCATCATGAACTCGTTCATCGGCATCAGCCAGTCGAAGACCACCAATCTCGCCGTGGTTGCGCCGGGCATCGCCGAGGCGCTGCTGGCAACCGCGATCGGCCTCGTCGCCGCGATTCCGGCGGTGATCATCTACAACGTCTTCGCCCGCGCCATCGCCGGCTACCGCGCTACGCTCTCGGACGCTTCGGGCGAAGTGCTGCGCCATCTCTCGCGCGATCTCGAGCGGGCGCGACGTCAGGCGGCGCAGCAGGTCCGCGCCAATCTGCATGCGGTGCCCACTCAACCTGCGGCCATGCCGCGCGTTCCGGCGGAGTGA
- a CDS encoding SDR family NAD(P)-dependent oxidoreductase translates to MLEDLKGLRALVTGSSTGIGAAVAKAYAANGMRVVVHYKSSEAEANAVAADIKAAGGEAHVLQADVADSAQAVDLVNKAADKLGGLDVLVNNAGALVKRTPIAEIEDEFFDSVVDLNVRSVVMASKAALPYLKKSGSKASVINLSSIAARNGGGPGSSLYASSKAFVLNLTRGMAKEFVPFGIRVNGVSPGVIMTPFHERYSTAEQIEAMRKTVPMERVGTPQDNVGVFLFLASPAMSGYITGQTIEVNGGQYMV, encoded by the coding sequence ATGCTCGAAGATCTGAAGGGGCTGCGCGCCCTGGTCACCGGCTCCAGCACCGGCATCGGCGCCGCTGTGGCCAAGGCTTATGCGGCGAACGGCATGCGCGTCGTGGTGCATTACAAGTCGAGCGAGGCTGAAGCGAACGCCGTGGCCGCCGATATCAAGGCTGCCGGCGGCGAAGCGCATGTGCTGCAGGCCGATGTCGCCGACAGCGCCCAGGCCGTTGATCTCGTCAACAAGGCGGCCGACAAGCTCGGCGGGCTCGATGTCCTCGTCAACAATGCCGGCGCGCTGGTGAAGCGCACGCCGATCGCCGAGATCGAGGACGAGTTCTTCGACAGCGTCGTCGATCTCAACGTCCGCTCAGTGGTTATGGCGAGCAAGGCGGCGCTGCCCTACCTCAAGAAATCCGGCAGCAAGGCGAGCGTCATCAATCTGAGCTCGATCGCGGCGCGCAATGGCGGCGGCCCTGGCTCCTCGCTCTATGCCAGCTCAAAAGCCTTCGTGCTCAATTTGACCCGCGGCATGGCCAAGGAGTTCGTGCCCTTCGGCATCCGCGTCAACGGTGTCTCGCCAGGCGTGATCATGACGCCGTTCCACGAGCGCTATTCGACGGCCGAGCAGATCGAGGCGATGCGCAAGACCGTGCCGATGGAGCGCGTCGGCACACCACAGGACAATGTCGGCGTCTTCCTATTCCTCGCTAGCCCCGCAATGAGCGGCTACATCACCGGCCAGACCATCGAGGTGAATGGCGGCCAGTACATGGTCTGA
- a CDS encoding alpha/beta hydrolase — translation MPISCKDLPTPAVRRVFVSAAVAVFLAGCAGDVKGVLTPVTSTVPGTSKVTMLVATTRAADPDAGVLYSGERGKPSFVEMTISLPPDARRKIGEVQWPSRLPGNPETDFVTLKVDKLDARTGLARLHERVSRVPKRRVMVFVHGFNNRFEDAVYRFAQIVHDSDADVVPVLFTWPSRGSLFAYGYDRESATYSRNALESLLQALARDPAVGEVSLLAHSMGNWVALESLTQMAVRNRGIPPKIANVMLASPDVDADVFRTQIAEMTGRRPKFTLFVSQDDRALAISRRVWGGKDRLGAVDPDIEPYKSEFETDKITVLNLTKLRTGDKLNHGKFAESPEVVKLIGTRLVDGQPITDSRVGLGERLIEVTGSAAAAVGTAAGIVVTAPIAVVDPQVRRHLGDRVEHLGNNIQDTGAAVGDTVTTPFQTPGRQP, via the coding sequence ATGCCGATCAGCTGCAAAGACCTGCCGACGCCGGCCGTCAGACGGGTCTTCGTGTCTGCGGCCGTGGCGGTTTTCCTCGCCGGCTGCGCCGGCGACGTGAAGGGCGTGCTGACACCCGTCACCAGCACAGTGCCGGGCACCAGCAAGGTCACCATGCTGGTGGCAACCACGCGGGCTGCCGATCCGGATGCCGGCGTGCTGTACTCCGGCGAGCGCGGCAAGCCGTCCTTTGTCGAGATGACGATCTCGCTGCCGCCCGATGCGCGCCGCAAGATCGGCGAGGTGCAGTGGCCGAGCCGGCTGCCAGGCAATCCCGAGACCGATTTCGTCACGCTCAAGGTCGACAAGCTCGATGCCCGGACGGGTCTGGCGCGCCTGCATGAGCGCGTATCACGGGTGCCGAAGCGCCGGGTCATGGTCTTCGTGCACGGCTTCAACAACCGCTTCGAGGACGCGGTCTACCGCTTTGCCCAGATCGTCCACGATTCCGATGCCGATGTCGTGCCGGTGCTCTTCACCTGGCCGTCGCGCGGCTCGCTTTTCGCCTATGGCTATGATCGCGAGAGCGCGACCTATTCGCGCAACGCGCTGGAGAGCCTACTGCAGGCGCTGGCGCGCGATCCCGCCGTCGGTGAGGTCTCGCTGCTGGCCCACTCGATGGGTAACTGGGTCGCGCTCGAGTCATTGACCCAGATGGCGGTGCGCAATCGCGGCATTCCGCCAAAGATCGCCAATGTCATGCTCGCTTCGCCCGATGTCGACGCCGACGTCTTCCGCACCCAGATCGCGGAGATGACGGGACGGCGCCCGAAATTCACCCTCTTCGTCTCCCAGGACGACCGCGCGCTGGCGATCTCGCGCCGGGTCTGGGGCGGCAAGGACCGCCTCGGTGCTGTCGACCCTGATATCGAGCCCTATAAGAGCGAGTTCGAGACGGACAAGATCACGGTCCTCAATCTCACCAAGCTGCGCACTGGCGACAAGCTCAATCACGGCAAGTTCGCCGAGAGCCCGGAGGTGGTGAAGCTGATCGGCACGCGCCTCGTCGACGGCCAGCCGATCACCGATTCCCGCGTCGGCCTCGGCGAGCGCCTGATCGAGGTGACCGGCAGCGCTGCGGCCGCGGTCGGCACTGCCGCCGGCATTGTGGTCACCGCCCCGATCGCGGTGGTCGACCCGCAGGTACGCCGCCACCTTGGCGACCGGGTCGAGCATCTCGGCAACAACATTCAGGACACCGGTGCGGCAGTTGGCGACACTGTCACGACGCCGTTCCAGACCCCGGGCAGACAGCCCTGA
- a CDS encoding TonB family protein has translation MIAPAPDRRWLAALRWGAAALTVATLHGGLAWVGVHWRPTEAAAGAPEPAVMIELAALSVAPEAPPEELPVAPERAAPEPPPPEPVKETPPPEPEPEPVPEPIPVDQPEVKLPELPQIPTLDAVLLPPPPELKPVEKKPPPKVVEKKEKPKPKPKVVERKPVERRAPEAVAPKPSEQRASAPTSAAQGTASQPTVSTASWRGSLIAHLNRYKRFPGGASPGTVQVAFAIDRSGNVLSSRVVGSSGDSALDAEAAAMIRRASPVPAPPAGVGGGGAISLSVPIRFSR, from the coding sequence ATGATCGCCCCCGCACCCGACCGCCGCTGGCTCGCCGCATTGCGCTGGGGGGCGGCCGCACTCACCGTCGCCACCCTCCATGGCGGGCTAGCCTGGGTCGGCGTGCACTGGCGCCCGACGGAGGCCGCAGCAGGCGCTCCGGAGCCCGCGGTCATGATCGAGCTCGCGGCCTTGTCGGTCGCGCCCGAGGCGCCGCCGGAGGAGCTGCCGGTCGCACCGGAGCGGGCAGCGCCGGAGCCGCCACCGCCTGAGCCGGTCAAGGAGACACCGCCGCCCGAACCGGAGCCGGAGCCCGTTCCGGAGCCGATCCCGGTCGATCAGCCCGAGGTCAAGCTGCCCGAGCTGCCGCAGATTCCGACGCTCGACGCCGTACTGCTGCCGCCTCCGCCAGAGCTGAAGCCGGTAGAGAAGAAGCCGCCGCCAAAGGTCGTCGAGAAAAAGGAAAAGCCCAAGCCGAAGCCCAAGGTCGTAGAACGCAAGCCGGTCGAGCGGCGGGCGCCGGAGGCCGTGGCGCCCAAGCCATCCGAGCAGCGCGCCTCGGCGCCGACCAGCGCGGCGCAGGGCACGGCCAGCCAACCCACGGTCTCGACCGCCTCCTGGCGCGGCTCATTGATCGCCCATCTCAACCGCTACAAGCGCTTCCCTGGCGGCGCGAGCCCCGGCACGGTCCAGGTCGCGTTCGCGATCGACCGCAGCGGCAATGTGCTGTCCTCGCGTGTCGTCGGCTCGTCGGGCGATTCCGCACTGGACGCCGAGGCGGCGGCGATGATCCGCCGCGCCAGCCCCGTCCCGGCGCCGCCGGCGGGTGTCGGCGGCGGCGGAGCGATCTCGCTTTCGGTGCCGATCCGCTTCAGCCGCTGA
- the exbD gene encoding TonB system transport protein ExbD, whose product MAVSLKEPQDGDLGELSEINVTPFIDVILVLLIIFMVAAPLSTVDVAVDLPVSNAQTQPRPDKPVFLTVKQDLSLALGNDTVPREQLQLVLDRQTSNDREQRVFLRADGAIAYRELMEVMNKLRQAGYLKIALVGLEDTGQGAAQGAGKP is encoded by the coding sequence ATGGCCGTCTCGCTCAAGGAGCCGCAGGACGGCGATCTCGGTGAGCTCAGCGAGATCAATGTCACGCCATTCATCGACGTGATCCTGGTGCTGCTGATCATCTTCATGGTCGCGGCGCCACTCTCGACGGTCGACGTCGCGGTCGACCTGCCGGTCTCGAACGCGCAGACACAGCCGCGCCCCGACAAACCGGTGTTCCTGACCGTGAAGCAGGACCTTTCGCTCGCGCTCGGCAACGACACGGTGCCGCGCGAGCAACTGCAACTCGTGCTCGACCGGCAGACCAGCAACGATCGCGAGCAGCGCGTCTTCCTGCGCGCCGACGGGGCAATAGCCTATCGCGAGCTGATGGAGGTGATGAACAAGCTGCGCCAGGCCGGCTATCTCAAGATCGCGCTGGTCGGGCTCGAGGATACCGGCCAGGGCGCGGCACAGGGAGCGGGCAAGCCATGA